The Eikenella corrodens genome segment CACAATGCGCGTGCGCCCGCCATATTGCGGCCGTGGGTGGAGGTTTTGGAGCGGTAGTCTGGCATGGTTCGGGTCCTGTTTAATATGATGATTTATAGAATATTTGAGGCTACCTGAAAGCATGAACTGCAACGGAAGTTTAAACAGCTAAAGGCGGCATTTTTCAGGTAGCCTTTCGGTTGGGGCGTATTTTAGCTGAATAGCATGTGTTTGTTGCAAGTGCTACCGGGAATAGAGGTGAGACATTTATTTTTTATAATGCCTAATATTTTGCAATTTTATTGCATAAACTTCATTTCTAATATGATTCTAAACTGCTTTCAGGTAGCCTGAAACACAAATCAGGCGAATCTGTGCCCTTTTAAAATAGGTATTGCTGATGCCGGGATTGCCTTGCCGGGCGGGAAATGGTAGTTTGGCAGTCTCTTTACAAAATTTGTGGCACAAACTGCCAAGTTGAAGCGGGAGGAGACGGAAGTGAACGAAACCAAAGAAGCCTTATTGGAAATGCAGCCGCGCGAGGCGGCGGTGATGGCCGCGCTGGTGGTGGCCGTGATGAGCATCACCATGATTCATTTCGGCTGGGTGCCACATTTGTCGGTAATTTTGGTGCTGTGCGGGCTGCTCTGTTTCGGCAAAGCCAAAGGGTTGGATTTCGGCCGTATGCAGCTGAGCATGGCGCGCGGCGTGCTCTCCGGCATCGGCGCGATTTATCTCTTCTTTTTCATTGGTTTGCTGGTGTCGGCGCTGATGGTATCCGGCGCGATTCCCACGCTGATGTATTACGGCTTCGAGCTGATTTCGCCGCAGTTTTTTTATCTTTCCGCCTTCGTGCTCACTTCGATGGTGGGCGTGGCCATCGGCAGCAGCCTCACCACCTGTGCCACCCTGGGTGTGGCCTTTATTGGCATGGGCAGCGCGTTGGGTGCTAATCCGGCTGTGGTGGCCGGGGCGGTGGTGTCCGGCGCGTTTTTCGGCGACAAAATGTCGCCCATTTCCGACACCACCAGCATTGCCGCCTCCATTGTGGGCATCGATTTGTTCGACCACATCCGCAATATGATGTACACCACCATCCCCGCCTGGCTGCTTACCGCGCTGTTGCTTTGGCTGCTCTCCGGCCACACCGCTGCCGCCGATTTAAGCAGCGTGGCCGCCTTCCAAACCCAGCTGCAGGCCAGCGGCTTAGTGCACGGCTACACCCTGTTGCCCTTTGCCGTGCTGATCGTTTTGGCCATGCGCCGCGTGAACGCGATTTACACCATCATCATCACCATCGCCGTTTCCCTCGTGCTCACCTATCTGCACAGCAGCCCCAGCATAGAACAGCTCGGCGGCTACTTCTTCAACGGCTACGCGCCGCCAGAAGGCACCGATTTGGGCAATGTGGCCAAGCTGATTTCGCGCGGCGGCATCGGCAGCATGTTTTTCACCCAAACCATCGTTATCCTCGCCCTCAGCCTCGGCGGCCTGCTCAACGCCCTGGGCATCCTGCCCGCGCTGCTCTCTGGCATCGGCCATATGCTGGTTAACGCCGGCCGCGCCACCTTCACCGTGGCCGCCACTTCGCTGGGTGTAAACGTACTCATTGGCGAGCAATACCTCAGCCTGCTCCTGGCCGGAAACACCTTCAAGCCCATCTACGAGCGGCTCGGCCTACACCCGCGCAACATCGCCCGCACCGTGGAAGATGCGGGCACGGTAACCAACCCGCTCGTGCCCTGGAGCGTGTGCGGCGTGTTTATCCACCACGCCCTGGGCGTGCCCGTAATCGATTATCTGCCCTACGCCTTCTTCTGCTACCTCAGCCTGCTGCTTACCCTCGTGTTCGGCTTCACAGGCTTCACTTTGAGCAAGAATGAGGCGGCATAAGCAGCACGACACCGCAAGTTGAAATAAGGCTACCTGAAAAATGCAAGGCAAGTTTCTGCTTTGTACTTTTCAGGTAGCCTTTTGTGTTGGCTTGGCTAAACGGCGGGAAGAGATTGAGGCTAGCTGAAAGCTAAGCGCTGTACTGCGCAGAACAGTGAGAATCCGAGTACGCCGCAGTCGATGAGGCGGATGATTTGGGTGGCTGCGTGAGTCAACGGGATAGGCGCGGCGGTTTGCCAGAGTGCCCAGCCGCAGAGCGTCAGCAGGGAGCAGATTGCCCAAAAAAGACTTTTCTGCCGTGCGGTTTTGGCCGAGCGGTGCGGTCGGCGGCGGGCGGCGCGGAGTGTAAACAGCAGGCAGCCGCCCAAGCCGAACACGCCGCCGCCATATTGCAGCCATTTATAGGCCAGCAGGGCGAATACCGGCTGTTGCAGCGGGGCAAAATGTTGCACAAACCAGCCGGTCGGGTGGGTGAAGGCATCTAAAAACAGATGGGTAATCATGCCGAACAGGGCACTGAAAACAAAGGTAAACAGTACGACCGCCGTTTGGCGGCGTTTGTGCGTGGCGGCGGCGATGGTGCTTTCAGGTAGCCTGTAGGCTGCGTTGAGGCAGTCGGGTAGGAAGTCGCGCAAGGTGTGGTGCCACAAGGCAAGATAGAGCGCGTAGAGGGTGAAACACAGTGGCAGGTTCGGCCACAGCAGATTGGCCAAACTATGCCCGCCCGGCACGGCGCGACCGTGCAGGAAATACACGAAATCCGGCGCGAGGCTGCCGATAACCATGGCCGGGAAGTGAACGCGGCGGCAGCGGGCAAAGGGCAGCACGGCAACGGGGTGGGCAAGGGTGAAGGGCATGGCGGGAGAAGATGGGCGGGCTTGGCAAGAGGCTACCTAAAGCGGGTTTTATTGAAGCTGCGCTTTCAGGTAGCCTGTGTTGAATCGGATAGGGAGATGTTGGTATGCGGGCAAAGAATGGTAGGCAAAGGCTACCTGAAAATTGCCGTCAGCGTTTTTCAAACACCAAATCCCACACGCCATGCCCGAGCCGTTTGCCGCGGGCTTCAAATTTGGTTTCGGGGCGGTAGGCCGGGGTGGGGGCGTAGGCTTCGGCGGTGTTTTGCAGCTCGGGGAAGCTGCTCAGCACTTCGAGCATCTGCACGGCGTATTCTTCCCAGTCGGTGGCGAGGTGGATGTAGCCGCCGCTTTTGAGTTTGGGCAGCAGTTTGGCCACGAAGGGGGCTTGAATCAGGCGGCGTTTGTGATGGCGTTTTTTGTGCCAGGGGTCGGGGAAGAAGATGTGGATGCCGCTTAGGCAGGCATCGGGCAGCATGGTTTCCACCACTTCCACGGCATCGTGGCGCATCACGCGGATATTGGTAATATCCTGTTCGGCCATGAGTTTGCACAAATTGCCCACGCCGGGGCCGTGCACGTCGATGGCGAGAAAGTCTTTTTCAGGTAGCCTTTTGGCGATTTCGGCGGTGGCGGTGCCCATGCCGAAGCCGATTTCGAGGATTTTGGGGGCTTCCCGGCCGAAGGCGGCGTTTAAATCAACAGGCGCATGTTGAAAATCCAGGCCGAAGCGCGGCCAGTTTTCATCGATGGCGCGCTGTTGGGCGGGGGTCATGTGGCCTTGGCGCAAAACGAAAGATTTGATGCTGCGCGGGTGTTGTTCGTGTTGGGCATCGGATTGAGTCATGTTGGGTATCTGCAATGTATGGATTAAATGGCGCTCTAGTGGATTTAAATTTAAATCGGGACAAGGCGGCGAGCCGCAGATAGTACAATAGTACAGCAAGGCAGGCCAACGCTGTACCGGTTTTTGTGAATTCACTATATATTGCCAGCATCGGGCAGGGTGCTCAAATTTCAACCGCTTTCCGGCAAACACAGCGGCGGTGCTTTATGCGATAATCCGCCAGATTTATTCACACTTCAGAAACAGGGATTGATTATGGCAGAAGCAAAAAACAAGGCAGATAAAGCGTCTACTCCTGAAGACGATAAGAAAAAGGCTCTGGCCGCCGCGCTGGCGCAGATTGAAAAGAATTTCGGCAAAGGCGCCATCATGAAGATGGACGGCAGCCATCAGGACGAAAACTTGGAAGTGATTTCCACCGGCTCTTTGGGCGTGGATTTGGCGCTGGGCGTGGGCGGTTTGCCGCGAGGGCGCATTGTGGAAATCTTCGGCCCGGAATCTTCCGGCAAAACCACACTGTGCTTGGAAACCATCGCGCAGTGCCAGAAAAACGGCGGCGTGTGTGCCTTTATCGATGCGGAAAACGCGTTCGACCCGATTTACGCGCGCAAGCTGGGCGTGAAGGTGGAAGAGCTGATGGTGTCGCAGCCGGACACGGGCGAGCAGGCGCTGGAAATCTGCGATATGCTGGTGCGCTCCGGCGGTGTGGACATGGTGGTGATCGACTCCGTGGCCGCGCTGGTGCCGAAAGCAGAAATCGAAGGCGAAATGGGCGACAGCCACGTGGGCCTGCAAGCCCGCCTGATGAGCCAAGCCTTGCGCAAGCTCACCGGCCACATTAAGAAAACCAACACTTTGGTGGTGTTCATCAACCAAATCCGCATGAAGATCGGCGTGATGTTCGGCAGCCCGGAAACCACCACCGGCGGCAACGCGCTCAAGTTCTACGCTTCCGTGCGCCTCGATATCCGTAAAGGGACGCCGATTAAAAAAGGCGATGACATCCTGGGTAACGAAACCCGCGTGAAGGTGATTAAAAACAAAGTGGCGCCGCCATTCCGTCAAGCCGAGTTCGACATCCTCTACGGCGAAGGCGTAAGCCGCGAAGGCGAGCTGATCGACTGGGGCGACAAAGTCGGCATCATCAAAAAATCCGGCGCGTGGTATAGCTACAACGGCGATAAAATCGGCCAAGGCAAAGACAACGTGCGTGTGTGGCTGAAAGAAAATCCGGAAGTGGCCGCCGAAATTGAAGCGCAAATCCGCAAGGAAGTCGGCATCAATATTGAGATTACCGAAGGCCAACGCGACGACACCGACGGTGAACAGCCGGAAGAGTAGGCCGGCTGTAAAGGCTACCTGAAAACTTTGCGTCGCTCCGTTTTAGCTTTGCAGAAACTTCGCTTCGCTCCGTTTTCAGGTAGCCTTAATTTTTCAGGTAGCCCTAATCCCAACCGTTTTAAACCCACACCATGATCACCCTGCAACAATTCCGCGAACAAGCCGCCGCCGGCTACAACCATATTCCGCTGGTGCAAGAGCTGCTGGCCGATTTGGATACCCCGCTTTCTATCTACCTTAAGCTCGCCAACCGCCCCTTCAGCTACCTGCTCGAATCCGTGGTGGGCGGCGAACGTTTCGGCCGCTATTCCTTTATCGGCCTGCCGAGCCGCACCTATTTGAAAGCCAGCGGCCGGCGGGTGGAGGTGTACCACAAAGGCCAAATCGTCGAGCAATACGAAGGCAATCCGCTGCCTTTCATCGAGCAGTTCCACTCCCGTTATAAAGTGCCCGAAATCCCCGGCCTGCCGCGCTTCATCGGCGGTTTGGTGGGCTATTTCGGCTATGAAACCATCTACCATTTCGAGCAGCTTGCCCACCGCCTGAAACAGCCTGCGAAAGCCGACCCAATCGGCACGCCCGATATTTTGCTCATGCTTTCTGAAGAGCTAGCCGTGGTGGACAACCTCAGCGGCAAAATCCACCTCATCGTGTATGCCGACCCGGCCGCCGACGAAGCAGGCTACCTGAAAGCCCGCGAGCGGCTCGAAGCCTTGCGCGAACAGCTGCGCCAAAGCGTTGCCCTGCCGCTCTCGCTCGGCAGCGCACAAACCACACCGCAGCACGAAACCGGCGAAGCGCGCTATAAAGAATACGTGCGCCGCATCCGCCAATATATTTTAGACGGCGACTGTATGCAGGTGGTGCCCAGCCAGCGCATGAGCCTGCCCTTTGCCGACAAGCCGCTCAGCCTCTACCGCGCCCTGCGCACGCTCAATCCTTCGCCCTATCTGTTTTACTACGATTTCGGCGATTTCCACATCGTCGGCTCTTCGCCCGAAATCCTCGTGCGGCGCGAGCGTAACCAAATCACCGTGCGCCCCATCGCCGGCACCCGCCTGCGCGGCAAAACGCCGGAAGAAGATGTCGCTCAAGCCGAGAGCCTGCTGGCCGATGCCAAAGAAATCGCCGAACACGTTATGCTCATCGACTTGGGCCGTAACGACGTGGGTCGAATCAGCCAAACCGGCAGCGTGAAGGTAACCGATAAAATGGTGATTGAACGCTATTCGCATGTGATGCACATCGTGTCCAATGTGGAAGGCGAGCTCAAACCCGGCATCGGTAATATGGACATCCTCGCCGCCACCTTCCCCGCCGGCACACTCTCCGGCGCACCCAAAGTGCGCGCGCTGGAAATCATTGAAGAGCTTGAGCCGGCCAAACGCTGCATCTACGGCGGCGCGGTGGGCAACTGGAGTTTCAACAACGACATGGACTTGGCCATCGCCATCCGTACCGCGGTGATTAAAAACGGCACGCTCTACGTGCAAAGCGGCGGAGGCATTGTGGCCGACTCCGATGAAGAAGCCGAATGGCAGGAAACCCAAAACAAAGCCCGCGCCGTATTGCGCGCTGCCGAGATGGTGCAGCAAGGGCTGGATGGGTAAGCCAGGAAAGGCTACCTGAAAAAGAATAGGGCTACTTGAAAACGGAACGAAGCGAAATTTTCAGGTAGCCTTTTATCAGCCAATGGAACAGCCCAAACAAAAAACCTTCGTTTTGCAACGAAGGTTTTCAATTTGGCGGAAGCGGTGAGATTCGAACTCACGGTGGGTCTAACCCCACGACGGTTTTCAAGACCGCTGCATTAAACCACTCTGCCACGCTTCCGGTTCAAGAGCGCGAACTATACAGGATTTTTGTGGATTTTACCAGCATTATTTTTGGCAGCAGAAGAGCCTCTGATAGAAAACAGGCTGCAACGGAGTGCAGCCTGTGAGCCTATTCTTGGTGGGTCTGGCTGGTCTCGAACCAGCGACCAAAGGATTATGAGTCCTCTGCTCTAACCCCTGAGCTACAGACCCGGCTAGAAAGGGCGGCATTGTACCGACAAGCCGCCGGCCTAGCAAGGATTACTGTTTGTTTTCCTCGCTATCTAGGAAGCTGCGTAAGCGGTCGCTGCGGGTGGGGTGGCGCAGTTTGCGCAGGGCTTTGGCTTCGATTTGGCGGATACGCTCGCGGGTTACGTCGAACTGTTTGCCCACTTCTTCCAGCGTATGGTCGGTGTTCATATCGATGCCGAAACGCATGCGCAAAACTTTGGCTTCACGCGGGGTGAGGCTTTCCAAAACGTCTTTGGTGGCTTCGCGCAGGCTGGAATACATGGCAGCATCGGCCGGAGCGATGTTGTTTACGTCTTCGATGAAGTCGCCCAAGTGGCTGTCATCATCGTCGCCGATGGGGGTTTCCATGGAAATCGGCTCTTTGGCAATCTTCATGATTTTGCGGATTTTATCTTCCGGCATTTCCATCAATTCGGCCAGTTTGGCGGCATCCGGGTCTTCGCCAGTTTCCTGTAGATACTGGCGTGAGATGCGGTTCATTTTGTTGATGGTTTCAATCATGTGCACTGGGATGCGGATGGTGCGTGCCTGGTCGGCAATCGAACGGGTGATGGCTTGGCGTATCCACCAGGTGGCGTAGGTGGAGAATTTGTAGCCGCGCCGATATTCGAATTTATCCACCGCTTTCATCAGGCCGATATTGCCTTCCTGAATCAAATCGAGGAATTGCAGGCCGCGGTTGGTGTATTTTTTGGCGATGGAAATCACCAGGCGCAAGTTGGCCTGAATCATTTCTCGCTTGGCGGCGGCGGTTTCTTTTTCGTTCGCCACCATGTTTTTGCTGATTTCTTTCAGCTCGGCAATGGAAATCTGCGCGTGCTGCTCTTGTTCGATAAGGATATTCTGCTTTTCGATAATGGCATATTGGAAGCGGCTCAGGGCTTCGCTCCACACGCGGTTTTTACCGATTTCAGCCTCCACCCAGTTTAAATCGGTGATATTGGGCAGGAAGTTGTTGATGAAGTAGTCCCGATCCATGTGCACACGGTTGAGGCAGATGTCGCGGATTTCGCGCTCCAGGCGGCGGATACTGTCTACGCGGGTGCGCAGATTGTTGCTCAAGGTTTCAATCTGGCGGGTGGTAAAGCGCACGTTGAGCAGCTGGTCGGCGATGTAGTTGCGCAGGTTCAGGTAGGTTTTGTGCTGGCTGTGGTGTTTTTGCAGCGCGGCAACCATTTTCTTATAGGTGGCTTGGATGTCTTCGAAGTGGGCCAGCACTTTTTGCTTGAGTTCTTCGAGGTTGGCAGCAGAGATGGCGCCGGCATCCTCTTCGTCGGCGTCTTCTTCGTCGGCATCTTCGTCTTCGCTTTCCTCTAAATCAGCCTCTGGAGCGGATTCTTCGGCTTTGTCCACGCCAATGCCCAATTCGTCGAGCAGCTCTTCGTGCGGGTCGATGATGTCTTCCACCACTTCGTCCACGCGGATTTCGTCGTTGCGCACCTTTTCAATCAGTTCGAGGATTTCGGCAACCGATCCGGGGCAGGCGGAGATGGCCTGAATCATGTTGCGCAGGGCGGTTTCGATTTTTTTGGCGATAACGATTTCGTCTTCGCGCGTGAGCAAATCCACCTGCCCCATTTCGCGCATATACATGCGCACCGGATCGGTGGTGCGGCCGAATTCGGAGTCGGCGCTGGAGAGGGCGGCTTCGGCTTCGGCAACGGCGTCGTCGTCGGTCATATTGGCCGTATTGTCGGCCATCAGCAGGGTTTCACTGTCGGGTGTTTCTTCGGTTACCTGAATGCCCAGGCCGGAAATCATATTGACGATATTGTCGATCTGCTCGGCATCCGACATATCGTCGGGCAGGGCATCGTTGATTTCGGCGTAGGTAATGTAGCCTCGTTCTTTACCTTGCAGAATCAGCTGTCTGAGCCGTGCCCTTTGCTCCTCCGGGGTGAGCGGGCGGTTGCTTTCGTCTTGTTCTTCGGTGGCGGGGTTGTTCTGTTCGGACATGTTTCTCTCGTTGTTCACAGGTCGGTCGGTGTAATCGGCATTGCCCTAGGTGGTGCCGTTGCCGTTGGCGGGAGGACGCCTTAAAAGCTCCAGCAGCAGTTTGGTTTCGTCATCGCTCAAGCCGTGTTCGATGCGTTTGCGTTTCAACGCTTCAACTTGCTGGGTTTTCAAGGCGTTCATCAATTTTTGCATACCCGATTGGAAATTCAGTGCGTCGGATTCGCCATCCCCCTCAAAGTGGGCGCTGTCCGTGCCGGACTGCATGATGCGGCTGATATTGCCGTAATAGGGGGTGTTGCGCATGGCTTCCATCAATCCGGCGCTGGATAGCGGCGAACGGCTGCGGCGCACATGAGCGGCCATGACGCTCAGGCAGACAAGGTCGGCATCCAGTTCCAGATGGTCGGGCAGGTCGATATATGTAGCCCATTGCGGATTTATCAATAGGCGGCGGATTTGTTGTTGCGCCAAGCTCAGCATTTGCGGCTGGCGGAAGGTTTGGCGCGGCAGGGTGTAGCGTTGCTGGGCAACGTGGCGCTTGGGGACTTCCTGCCCCATCAGGTGCGCCAGGTTGGCCGGGTCGATGCCCACTAAGTTGCTCAGTTCCTGCTTGAGCAGGAAGGCGAGGGCGGGGGCGGTAATCTGGGTGAGCAGCGGGGTGGCGGTTTTCACCAATTCGGCCTTGCCTTCTTGGCTGCGTAAATCAAGCTTGGCGGTGAGCGCGTCCCAAAAATAGGCGGAAAGCGGCTTGCTTTGGTGCAGTAGCATATCCTCAAAACGTTCGCGGCCGTGCTCGCGCACATAGCTGTCTGGGTCGTGGCCTTCGGGCAGGAAGAGAAAATGCAGCGACTTGCCGTCTTTCAGCTGGGGCAGGGCGTTTTCCAATGCACGCCAGGCGGCTTTGCGGCCGGCTGCGTCGCCGTCGAAGCAGAAATAGATGCTGTCGGTTTGGCGCATCAGGATTTTAACGTGCTCGGCGGTGGTGGAGGTGCCCAGTGCGGCCACGCAGTAGCCGATGCCGAACTGCGCCAGCGCAACTACGTCCATATAGCCTTCCACCACCAGGATGCGGCCGGCTTCTTTCACGGCGGCACGGGCTTCGTAGAGGCCGTAGAGGTTTTTGCCTTTATCGAACAGCGGGGTGTCGGGCGAATTGAGGTATTTGGGTTTGGAATCGTCCAACACGCGGCCGCCGAAGCCGATAACCTGCCCGCTGCTGTTGCGGATGGGGAACATGATGCGGTGGCGGAAGCGGTCGTAGTGGCTGCCGTCTTTTTCAATCACCATGCCGCTGTTGACCAGCGCTTCGGAAGGGTAGGGGGCGAAACTTTGCGCCAGCGGCCGCCAGCTGTCGGGCGCATAGCCCAGGCCGTAGTGGGCGGCAACTTCATCGGAGAGGCCGCGTTTTTTCAGGTAGCCTTTTGCCGTTTCGTTGGCGGCCAGCTCGCGGGTGTAGAAAGCGGCGGCTTGGGCGGTGGTTTCTTCCAAGGTTTGCTGGCGCTGTTTGCGGCGCGCGCGCGCTTCGGGGCTTTCCTGCCGGCCTTTTTGCTGCGGCACCACCATGCCGGCGCGGTCGGCCAGATACTGCACGGCTTCGGTGAAGCCAAGCCCTTGGTATTCCATGACGAAACCGATGGCCGTGCCGTGTGCGCCGCAGCCGAAGCAGTGATAGAACTGTTTGCTCGGGCTGACGGAGAACGACGGGGTTTTTTCTTTGTGGAACGGGCAGCAGGCCATGTAGTTGGCGCCGCCTTTCTTCAGCGGCACGCTCTCGTCGATGATGTCGACAATATCAGTTTTGGCCAGCAGCTCGTCGATGAATTCGCTGGGAATCATGCTTCGGCGCTTGGTTTGGGAAACGGATTGAGGCTACCTGAAAATCACGGCGGGGATTTTCAGGTAGCCTTTTTCAGGTAGTCTTTGTCGGGTGGGGTTATTTGGCAGGCGGAACGTAGCCTTGCACCATGTCGGCTTCGCCGTCGCCGAAGAAGTAGTTTTCCATCTGCTGCGACAGATACTGGCGGGCGCGCGGGTCGGCCAGGCTGAGGCGGTTTTCGTTGATGAGCATGGTTTGGTGGCGCGTCCAGGCATCCCATGCTTCCTGTGATACGTTTTCAAAAATGCGCTTGCCCAAATCGTTGGGCAGGGGCGGGAATTTGAGGCCGGGCGCTTCTTTGCCCAGCTTGATGCAATTTACCATACGGGTCATGTGCTTTCCTTTTCGGGTGGCGTGAGTGGGGGTTTAACGGTTGTTTAAGCCCAATACGTCTTGCATATCGTATAGGCCGGTGCGTTGCTGTTGCAGCCACACGGCAGCACGTACGGCGCCGGCGGCGAAGGTCATGCGGCTGGAGGCTTTGTGGGTGATTTCCACGCGCTCGCCTTCGCCGGCAAACAGGGCGGTGTGTTCGCCCACGATATCGCCGCCGCGCACGGTGGCAAAGCCGATGGTTTGCGGGCTGCGCGCGCCGGTGTGTCCTTCGCGGCCATACACGGCGCAGTCGGCCAGGTTGCGGCCGAGGGCGTGGGCAATCACTTCGCCCATGCGCAGCGCAGTGCCGCTGGGGGCGTCCACTTTGTGACGGTGGTGCGCTTCGATGATTTCGATGTCGTAGCCTTCATTCAGCACGCGGGTTACGGTGTCGAGGATGTGGAAGGTGAGGTTTACACCGATGCTGAAGTTGGCGGCAAACACGATGCCGGTGCGTTCGGCAGCAGCAGCGATGGCGGCTTTGCCCGCTTCATCGAAACCGGTGGTGCCGATAACCATTTTGATGCCGCGTTCGGCGCAGCGGGGCAAAAGGCTACCTGAAACATTGGGGCGAGTGAAATCGATGAGCACGTCGCAGTTGGCGAGCACGGCATCGATGTCGCTGCTGATGGCTACGCCGGTTTTCAAGCCGGAAGCATGGCCGGCATCCAAGCCCAAGGCTTCGGAGCCTGCGTGTTCCAGCGCGCCGGTAAGCACGGTGTGCGGATTGGCGGCTACGGCTTCAACCAGCACTTTGCCCATGCGGCCGTTCACGCCGGCCAGGGCAACTTTAATGGTGGCAGACATGATATTCCTCAAGCGGGATTATTGTGCGGCTTGGCCGGCAGGCGCAGCTTGCTGCTGTTGTTGCTTGCGCAATTCGTCCAACACATCGCCTTCGGCTTTAACCAGGGAGTCGTTCGCATCGAAATACAGGGTGAGGTTTTTGCGTTCGCGAACTTTGCCGCCGCGGCTCACTTCAAAAACGTAGTCCCAGCGGTTGCCGTGCAGCGGATCGCGCAGCAGCGGCGTGCCCAGAATGTGCTGCACCTGCTCCTTGCTCAAGCCTTGGTGCAGCGAGGCTACGGCCTGCAAGTCGAGTTCGTTGCCTTGCACGATAGTAAGCTTGTAGGAGGGGAAGCGGGCGAGGCGTTCGGTGCTGCACGCGGCCAAACCGATGCAGGCGGCCAAGGTCAAATAAACGGATTTATTCACAAACATGCCTTTCAAGATAAATCGCGCACCGCCCCGGCTGAGTAATTTAAAGGTGGGCAAGTGCCTTAAAAATGCGTATTATAACGGTTGCTGACAAATTTGAGCGACAGAACATCATACATCATGGAAAACAATATTGCACAACTCAAAGGCAGCGGCCTGAAAGTAACCGGCCCGCGCCTGAAGATTTTGGATTTGTTTGAAACCCACGCCGAAGAGCATCTGAGCGCGGAAGACGTGTACCGCATCCTCTTGGAAGAAGGCATTGAAATCGGCGTGGCCACCATTTACCGCGTTCTAACCCAGTTCGAACAGGCCGATATTTTGTTGCGCCACCATTTCGAGAGCG includes the following:
- the rpoD gene encoding RNA polymerase sigma factor RpoD, translating into MSEQNNPATEEQDESNRPLTPEEQRARLRQLILQGKERGYITYAEINDALPDDMSDAEQIDNIVNMISGLGIQVTEETPDSETLLMADNTANMTDDDAVAEAEAALSSADSEFGRTTDPVRMYMREMGQVDLLTREDEIVIAKKIETALRNMIQAISACPGSVAEILELIEKVRNDEIRVDEVVEDIIDPHEELLDELGIGVDKAEESAPEADLEESEDEDADEEDADEEDAGAISAANLEELKQKVLAHFEDIQATYKKMVAALQKHHSQHKTYLNLRNYIADQLLNVRFTTRQIETLSNNLRTRVDSIRRLEREIRDICLNRVHMDRDYFINNFLPNITDLNWVEAEIGKNRVWSEALSRFQYAIIEKQNILIEQEQHAQISIAELKEISKNMVANEKETAAAKREMIQANLRLVISIAKKYTNRGLQFLDLIQEGNIGLMKAVDKFEYRRGYKFSTYATWWIRQAITRSIADQARTIRIPVHMIETINKMNRISRQYLQETGEDPDAAKLAELMEMPEDKIRKIMKIAKEPISMETPIGDDDDSHLGDFIEDVNNIAPADAAMYSSLREATKDVLESLTPREAKVLRMRFGIDMNTDHTLEEVGKQFDVTRERIRQIEAKALRKLRHPTRSDRLRSFLDSEENKQ
- a CDS encoding DUF4184 family protein, producing the protein MPFTLAHPVAVLPFARCRRVHFPAMVIGSLAPDFVYFLHGRAVPGGHSLANLLWPNLPLCFTLYALYLALWHHTLRDFLPDCLNAAYRLPESTIAAATHKRRQTAVVLFTFVFSALFGMITHLFLDAFTHPTGWFVQHFAPLQQPVFALLAYKWLQYGGGVFGLGGCLLFTLRAARRRPHRSAKTARQKSLFWAICSLLTLCGWALWQTAAPIPLTHAATQIIRLIDCGVLGFSLFCAVQRLAFS
- a CDS encoding Na+/H+ antiporter NhaC family protein — encoded protein: MQPREAAVMAALVVAVMSITMIHFGWVPHLSVILVLCGLLCFGKAKGLDFGRMQLSMARGVLSGIGAIYLFFFIGLLVSALMVSGAIPTLMYYGFELISPQFFYLSAFVLTSMVGVAIGSSLTTCATLGVAFIGMGSALGANPAVVAGAVVSGAFFGDKMSPISDTTSIAASIVGIDLFDHIRNMMYTTIPAWLLTALLLWLLSGHTAAADLSSVAAFQTQLQASGLVHGYTLLPFAVLIVLAMRRVNAIYTIIITIAVSLVLTYLHSSPSIEQLGGYFFNGYAPPEGTDLGNVAKLISRGGIGSMFFTQTIVILALSLGGLLNALGILPALLSGIGHMLVNAGRATFTVAATSLGVNVLIGEQYLSLLLAGNTFKPIYERLGLHPRNIARTVEDAGTVTNPLVPWSVCGVFIHHALGVPVIDYLPYAFFCYLSLLLTLVFGFTGFTLSKNEAA
- the trmB gene encoding tRNA (guanosine(46)-N7)-methyltransferase TrmB, with product MTQSDAQHEQHPRSIKSFVLRQGHMTPAQQRAIDENWPRFGLDFQHAPVDLNAAFGREAPKILEIGFGMGTATAEIAKRLPEKDFLAIDVHGPGVGNLCKLMAEQDITNIRVMRHDAVEVVETMLPDACLSGIHIFFPDPWHKKRHHKRRLIQAPFVAKLLPKLKSGGYIHLATDWEEYAVQMLEVLSSFPELQNTAEAYAPTPAYRPETKFEARGKRLGHGVWDLVFEKR
- the trpE gene encoding anthranilate synthase component I, with the translated sequence MITLQQFREQAAAGYNHIPLVQELLADLDTPLSIYLKLANRPFSYLLESVVGGERFGRYSFIGLPSRTYLKASGRRVEVYHKGQIVEQYEGNPLPFIEQFHSRYKVPEIPGLPRFIGGLVGYFGYETIYHFEQLAHRLKQPAKADPIGTPDILLMLSEELAVVDNLSGKIHLIVYADPAADEAGYLKARERLEALREQLRQSVALPLSLGSAQTTPQHETGEARYKEYVRRIRQYILDGDCMQVVPSQRMSLPFADKPLSLYRALRTLNPSPYLFYYDFGDFHIVGSSPEILVRRERNQITVRPIAGTRLRGKTPEEDVAQAESLLADAKEIAEHVMLIDLGRNDVGRISQTGSVKVTDKMVIERYSHVMHIVSNVEGELKPGIGNMDILAATFPAGTLSGAPKVRALEIIEELEPAKRCIYGGAVGNWSFNNDMDLAIAIRTAVIKNGTLYVQSGGGIVADSDEEAEWQETQNKARAVLRAAEMVQQGLDG
- the recA gene encoding recombinase RecA, whose protein sequence is MAEAKNKADKASTPEDDKKKALAAALAQIEKNFGKGAIMKMDGSHQDENLEVISTGSLGVDLALGVGGLPRGRIVEIFGPESSGKTTLCLETIAQCQKNGGVCAFIDAENAFDPIYARKLGVKVEELMVSQPDTGEQALEICDMLVRSGGVDMVVIDSVAALVPKAEIEGEMGDSHVGLQARLMSQALRKLTGHIKKTNTLVVFINQIRMKIGVMFGSPETTTGGNALKFYASVRLDIRKGTPIKKGDDILGNETRVKVIKNKVAPPFRQAEFDILYGEGVSREGELIDWGDKVGIIKKSGAWYSYNGDKIGQGKDNVRVWLKENPEVAAEIEAQIRKEVGINIEITEGQRDDTDGEQPEE